ACTTTAAGTCTCTTTGAATCTTTACTATCTTCATAAGGACATTTATTTTTTAAAATAGGTAATTCTAATCTATTCGAATACCTAATTAGATTCTTTTCTTCTACAAAAGCCATTGGACGAATTACTCTTATCCCATGATTTTCAGAAATATAAGAAGGCTTCATTATATTTCTATTTCCTTGATATATTATATTCATTAAAAACGTCTCTATTATATCATCTTTATGGTGGCCTAGTGCAAGCTTTTTTATTTTTTTTTCTTTCATAAAAGAATATAATATTCCTCTTCTTAATCTTCCACATAAAAAACATGGATTTTTCTCTTTATTTTCACCAATCACCAAATCTTTTAATTTTGTTTTTATTATTTCTATTTTTAAACCTAAAAATTCGCAATATTTTTTTATTTCACCTAAATCTGAAATATCTTCTTCCATATGGATATGTATTGGAATAATATCAAATTTTATATTAGATATTATTCTCACTCTAACCAAAGCATTCAATAATATCAAACTATCTTTTCCACCAGAGACTCCTATTGCAATTTTATCTCCTTCTTCAATCATATTAAACTGATGCATCGCTTTTCCTATTTTATTCCAAAGAACTTTATTATAGCCTTTTGCCTCTATAAACTTCAATAATTCTCTTTCTTTTTTAGTTTCTATATTAGCCATTTTTATTTCCCTTTGTATATCCCATAATATAATCTATATTTACATTTTTTAATGAATTAAAAATACTTTGTTTTATATTAGAATTATTTTCCTCCAAAGTATTTAAAAGTTTCTTTATCTCACGTCTTTTAGAATCCTTTTCTCCAGATTCAACTGAACATCCACATCCCATAGGTACTATATTATTTCTATTCATAAACGATATAATATCCTTTTCTTTTATATAAGCCATTGGTCTTATTACTGTCAATTTCCCACTTGTAGAATTTACTTTAGGAATCATAGTCTTTATTGTTCCTGCATAAAACATATTAATTAAAGCTGTTTCTACTATATCATCAAAATGATGTCCTAAGGCTAACTTATTACAGCCTAATTCTTCTACTTTATTATATAAAACTCCTCTTCTCATTTTAGCACATAAAAAACATGGATTTTCAGGATCTTCTTTAAAGGCAACTTTCCAAACATTTGAATCAAAAATTTCACAAGAAATATTTAAATCTATTAAATTTTTCTTAAAAGAAAATAAATCTTTCTCAGAAAAACCAGGATTCATAGAAATAAATACCACTTCAAAATTTTTACTTTTATCTCTTTTTAATTCTTGAAATAATTTACAAAGAATTAAACTATCTTTTCCTCCAGATACTCCTACTGCAATTTTATCTCCTTCTTCAATGAGATCAAAATCCTTTATTGCTTTGATAAATTTTCTCCATATCTTTTTTCTATAAGATTTTCTTAAACTTTCCAAATATAAATCTTTTTCTAAATTTAATGTCATTTTATATTCCCTTTCTTTTTTTTATAGAATAATTATATCATAATTTTCAAGTATTAAATATTTTTTTTATATTCTACACTATAATATGATATAATTAATTTATCTACAAATATAATTAATTTATAGAGGGTGATATTATGAATGAAATTGATGTTAAAATATTAAAATTTTTAATTTCAGGAAAAGCTTATAGCGATACAGCAATATTAAAAAATATAGGTATAACAAAAGAGGAATTAGATTCTTCTTTTGCACGTTTACTTGATTTAGGATATATAGAGACTTATGAAGATTATTTAAAAAGAACTCATAGTGATGGTAAACCTGCATGTATGTCTAAAAGTTGTGGTTCCGATTGTTCGGCTTGTGGAATGAAAGTTTCCCCTGAAGACTATAAAAATATTAAAGTTATTACTGCAAAAGCTATCCGAGAATTTGATTTTTAAATAAAAAAGGC
This genomic interval from Fusobacterium sp. JB019 contains the following:
- a CDS encoding ATP-binding protein; this encodes MANIETKKERELLKFIEAKGYNKVLWNKIGKAMHQFNMIEEGDKIAIGVSGGKDSLILLNALVRVRIISNIKFDIIPIHIHMEEDISDLGEIKKYCEFLGLKIEIIKTKLKDLVIGENKEKNPCFLCGRLRRGILYSFMKEKKIKKLALGHHKDDIIETFLMNIIYQGNRNIMKPSYISENHGIRVIRPMAFVEEKNLIRYSNRLELPILKNKCPYEDSKDSKRLKVKNIIKNLSLENKDVRSVILNSIKDLF
- a CDS encoding ATP-binding protein, whose translation is MTLNLEKDLYLESLRKSYRKKIWRKFIKAIKDFDLIEEGDKIAVGVSGGKDSLILCKLFQELKRDKSKNFEVVFISMNPGFSEKDLFSFKKNLIDLNISCEIFDSNVWKVAFKEDPENPCFLCAKMRRGVLYNKVEELGCNKLALGHHFDDIVETALINMFYAGTIKTMIPKVNSTSGKLTVIRPMAYIKEKDIISFMNRNNIVPMGCGCSVESGEKDSKRREIKKLLNTLEENNSNIKQSIFNSLKNVNIDYIMGYTKGNKNG